One genomic segment of Aquipluma nitroreducens includes these proteins:
- the dnaE gene encoding DNA polymerase III subunit alpha: protein MIPFTHLHVHSQYSILDGAASVRGLIAKAKSDGMTALALTDHGNMFGSKEFYDVCKKEGIKPIIGCETYVAEQSRHNKKDAKVDRSGYHLILLAKNLVGYRNLLKLVSAAYTEGFYYKPRIDKELLELHHEGLIVSSACLGGEVPQHIMAGNMKEAEDTIQWFKSIFGEDFYLELQRHPSELPEMRQNVYENQVLVNAKILELAKKHEVKVICTNDSHFINQEDADAHDLLICLNTGKDLDDPTRMRYTKQEWFKTTAEMNALFADVPEALVNTQEINDKIEAYNLNSAPIMPVFPIPEEFGKEEDYRSRFPEAKLLEEFGKDAFDRLGGYDKVLRVKFESDYLSHLAWEGAKPRYGEPFSDEVDERISFELNTIKTMGFPGYFLIVQDFINEARRLGVLVGPGRGSAAGSVVSYCVGITNIDPMKYDLLFERFLNPDRISMPDVDIDFDDDGRQKVLDYVTNKYGADKVAHICTFGTMATKSAIKDVARVLKLPLQEADRLTKLVPDAPKMNFNIAFKDSPELKQELNSPNELIRTTLKFAQTLEGSVRQTGIHACGILISRDPLTDHIPVMPTKDDDFLLTTQYDGHFVEDIGLLKMDFLGLKTLSIIKETIENIKLSRGITIDMDHLPENDPLTLELFSNGDTTGIFQFESPGMKKHLRNLKPSRFEDLVAMNALYRPGPMEYIPSFIKRKHGQEKIEYDSPLMEPYLNDTYGITVYQEQVMLQSRALAGFTRGDSDSLRKAMGKKLIAMMDKLKVKFHDGCMNNPKFIEGCTEGGKDPGKLIDKIWKDWEAFASYAFNKSHSVCYAAVAYQTGYLKAHYPAEFMAANMSRNLSNITEITKLMEECKRMNMNVLGPDVSESYAKFTVNKAGNVRFGMAAIKGVGEGAVQDIIKARKGGEFKDIYDFVERVNLQSVNKKNLEALAMAGAFDSFKMHTRSQYFAPDENDQSFIEKLTRYGSKMQYESNNATLSLFGEIMSNQSVQKPEPAIVPEWADLVLLEKERSLVGVYLTSHPLDKYKIEIKTLVTKDVSFKDLNNNIEPLKGREMTFAGMVTEARESFSKNGKPFCYMVLTDYTDSYKMFFFAKDYVEFGKYCKPGLFLMVRGSVQNRFGGEQLEFKVNRIELMEEIREKYFKSITVKIPLPSLTNGLVTELCDLTLNSKGKTLLKFDVWDPETKMMVNLFSRNTRIEITDELLAYFETHEDLAFKIN from the coding sequence ATGATTCCTTTTACACATTTACATGTTCACTCACAATATTCCATTCTGGATGGTGCAGCCAGTGTTCGCGGGCTAATTGCCAAAGCCAAAAGCGACGGTATGACTGCCCTTGCGCTGACTGATCATGGCAACATGTTTGGCTCCAAAGAGTTTTACGATGTGTGCAAAAAAGAAGGCATCAAGCCCATTATCGGCTGCGAAACTTATGTGGCCGAACAATCGCGGCATAACAAAAAAGATGCGAAGGTCGACCGTTCAGGATATCACCTTATTTTGCTTGCCAAAAATCTGGTGGGTTACCGTAACCTGCTCAAGTTGGTTTCTGCTGCTTATACCGAAGGATTTTACTACAAACCGCGTATCGACAAGGAATTGCTGGAACTTCACCATGAAGGTCTGATCGTATCGTCGGCTTGTCTGGGAGGTGAAGTTCCACAGCACATCATGGCCGGAAATATGAAGGAGGCTGAAGATACGATTCAATGGTTCAAATCTATTTTTGGAGAGGATTTCTACCTCGAATTGCAGCGCCATCCTTCCGAACTGCCCGAAATGAGACAGAATGTTTACGAAAATCAGGTGCTGGTGAATGCCAAAATTCTTGAACTGGCCAAAAAGCACGAGGTGAAGGTAATCTGTACCAACGATAGCCATTTCATCAATCAGGAAGATGCCGATGCCCATGATTTGCTCATCTGCCTCAATACCGGCAAAGATTTGGATGACCCAACACGGATGCGCTATACCAAGCAGGAATGGTTTAAGACCACTGCCGAAATGAATGCTTTGTTTGCCGACGTACCGGAAGCTTTGGTCAACACGCAGGAAATCAACGATAAAATTGAGGCCTACAACCTGAATTCTGCTCCTATCATGCCGGTTTTTCCTATTCCTGAAGAATTTGGGAAAGAAGAGGATTACCGAAGCAGGTTTCCCGAAGCCAAATTGCTTGAAGAATTTGGGAAAGATGCATTCGATCGGTTGGGCGGATACGATAAAGTGCTTCGTGTAAAATTTGAATCTGACTATCTCTCGCATCTGGCTTGGGAAGGAGCCAAACCCCGTTATGGAGAACCTTTTAGTGACGAGGTAGATGAACGTATTTCGTTTGAGTTGAACACCATTAAAACCATGGGTTTTCCCGGGTACTTCCTTATCGTTCAGGATTTCATCAATGAGGCTCGCCGATTGGGCGTTTTGGTAGGCCCAGGCCGTGGTTCTGCTGCCGGATCGGTGGTTTCGTACTGCGTTGGGATTACCAACATTGATCCCATGAAGTACGATTTGCTGTTCGAACGATTCCTGAATCCCGACCGTATATCAATGCCCGACGTGGATATCGACTTTGATGATGACGGGCGCCAAAAAGTTCTTGACTATGTAACCAATAAATACGGTGCCGACAAAGTTGCGCACATCTGTACTTTCGGAACAATGGCCACTAAATCGGCGATCAAAGACGTGGCACGGGTGTTGAAATTACCACTTCAGGAGGCCGATCGTTTAACAAAACTGGTTCCGGATGCTCCGAAGATGAACTTCAACATCGCTTTTAAGGATAGTCCGGAGTTGAAACAGGAACTGAATTCCCCAAACGAATTGATTCGTACAACCCTGAAGTTTGCGCAGACGCTTGAAGGTTCGGTTCGTCAGACCGGGATTCATGCCTGCGGGATCCTGATTAGCCGCGACCCGTTGACCGACCATATTCCGGTTATGCCTACCAAGGACGACGATTTTCTCCTGACAACCCAGTATGACGGGCATTTTGTAGAAGACATCGGCCTTTTGAAGATGGACTTTCTGGGACTGAAGACCCTATCCATCATCAAGGAAACCATTGAAAATATTAAGCTTTCGCGAGGAATAACAATCGATATGGATCATCTCCCGGAGAACGATCCGCTCACTTTAGAGCTTTTCAGTAACGGTGACACTACAGGCATCTTCCAGTTTGAGTCGCCTGGAATGAAGAAACACCTCCGTAACCTGAAACCCAGTCGTTTCGAAGATCTGGTTGCCATGAATGCACTATATCGCCCGGGACCAATGGAGTATATTCCTTCGTTTATCAAGCGGAAACATGGTCAGGAGAAAATTGAATACGATTCACCCCTGATGGAACCCTACCTGAATGATACCTACGGAATTACGGTGTATCAGGAACAGGTAATGCTCCAGTCAAGGGCTTTGGCAGGTTTTACCCGTGGAGACTCCGATTCGTTGCGTAAAGCGATGGGTAAAAAGCTGATAGCCATGATGGATAAACTGAAAGTAAAGTTTCACGACGGCTGTATGAATAACCCAAAGTTTATTGAAGGCTGCACCGAAGGAGGTAAAGATCCGGGCAAACTGATCGATAAAATCTGGAAAGACTGGGAAGCATTTGCCAGTTATGCATTCAATAAATCGCACTCGGTTTGTTATGCTGCCGTTGCTTACCAAACCGGCTATTTAAAAGCACACTATCCAGCTGAATTTATGGCTGCCAACATGAGCCGAAACCTCAGCAACATTACTGAAATTACGAAGCTGATGGAAGAGTGCAAGCGCATGAATATGAATGTGCTCGGACCAGATGTGAGCGAAAGTTATGCCAAATTCACAGTAAACAAAGCCGGTAATGTAAGGTTTGGGATGGCCGCAATAAAGGGAGTAGGCGAGGGAGCCGTTCAGGATATCATCAAAGCACGGAAAGGTGGCGAATTCAAAGATATTTACGATTTTGTTGAACGGGTAAATCTACAGTCGGTAAACAAGAAAAACCTGGAAGCGTTGGCTATGGCCGGGGCATTCGACTCGTTTAAAATGCACACCCGCAGTCAATATTTTGCGCCTGACGAGAATGACCAGTCTTTCATTGAAAAGTTGACTCGCTACGGAAGTAAGATGCAATACGAAAGCAATAATGCAACCCTTTCGCTTTTCGGAGAAATCATGTCGAATCAGTCGGTCCAGAAGCCTGAACCGGCAATAGTTCCTGAATGGGCTGATTTGGTATTGCTCGAAAAAGAGCGAAGCTTGGTGGGCGTTTACCTGACTTCGCACCCTCTGGATAAGTACAAAATCGAAATTAAAACCCTGGTTACTAAAGATGTTTCGTTTAAAGACCTGAACAACAACATTGAGCCGCTGAAAGGGCGCGAGATGACTTTTGCCGGAATGGTGACCGAAGCCCGAGAGTCGTTTAGTAAAAATGGGAAGCCATTCTGTTACATGGTTTTGACCGACTATACCGATTCGTACAAGATGTTCTTTTTTGCGAAAGATTACGTCGAGTTCGGCAAATACTGTAAGCCCGGCCTTTTTCTGATGGTTAGGGGCTCGGTTCAGAACCGGTTTGGCGGCGAGCAACTTGAATTTAAAGTGAATCGGATAGAGCTGATGGAAGAAATACGAGAGAAGTACTTTAAAAGTATAACCGTTAAAATACCACTGCCATCTCTTACCAATGGGCTGGTAACAGAGTTGTGCGACCTGACCTTGAACAGCAAAGGCAAGACGCTGCTTAAATTTGATGTTTGGGATCCCGAAACAAAAATGATGGTGAATCTGTTTTCAAGAAATACACGGATCGAAATAACAGATGAATTACTTGCCTATTTTGAAACGCATGAAGATCTTGCTTTTAAAATTAATTAG
- a CDS encoding NADP-dependent malic enzyme, with product MAKITKEDALRYHAEGRPGKLEVATTKPHSTQRDLSLAYSPGVAHPCLEIEKNFDDIYKYTSKGNLVAVISNGTAVLGLGDIGAGAGKPVMEGKGFLFKIFADIDVFDIEIDNKNVDAIVETVKNIAVTFGGINLEDFKAPECFEVEERLKREVQIPLMHDDQHGTAIICSAGIINALELSGKKLDEAKIVISGAGAAAIACANLIISLGAKKENMIMLDSKGAIRADRNDLNKYKASFVTHRNVRTLAEAIAESDIFLGLSQANLVSKEMVKSMAKNPVIFAMANPDPEIPYDEAMSVRTDLIMATGRSDFPNQVNNVLGFPYIFRGALDVRATCINEEMKLAAVYALARLAKEAVPESVSKAYNATNLIFGREYIIPKPLDPRLIYTVAPAVAQAAMDSGVARKPIEDWDQYKLELSQRMGLDNQLLHGLVVRAKQNPKKIVFAEGNNLKVLRAANEVQHDGIAVPVLLGNVEEIKQLISQNQFDLNDISIIDPHAKESDGTRNSFAGLIWQKRQRKGITLEEANELTFNRNYFGIMMVDTGMADAMISGVTSHYGDVMGPALRLIGPKPNLNHISSMYIVMTKKGPLFFADTSVNLDPDVQTLVETTLLTADEVRKFNIEPIIAMVSYSNFGSVKSSEHTKALDRVRQTIDYLHKNHPELIVDGEVQMNFALNKELRSQKFPFTSLENRDVNTIIFPNLTSGNIAYKLIQEIGGAEAIGPILMGMKKPIHVVPTECSVREIVNMITIAVVDAQ from the coding sequence ATGGCAAAAATCACCAAAGAAGACGCTCTGAGGTATCATGCTGAAGGACGTCCCGGAAAACTCGAAGTGGCAACTACCAAGCCGCACAGTACCCAACGAGATCTTTCATTGGCCTATTCTCCCGGAGTGGCACATCCTTGTCTGGAAATAGAAAAGAATTTTGATGATATCTACAAATACACTTCAAAAGGAAACTTGGTTGCTGTTATTTCGAATGGAACAGCTGTGCTCGGATTGGGCGATATAGGCGCTGGTGCAGGCAAACCGGTCATGGAGGGCAAAGGCTTCCTGTTTAAAATATTTGCCGACATTGATGTTTTCGACATTGAAATTGACAACAAGAATGTGGATGCAATTGTCGAAACAGTAAAAAATATCGCTGTCACTTTTGGCGGAATTAATCTGGAAGATTTTAAAGCTCCTGAGTGCTTTGAAGTGGAAGAAAGGCTCAAACGTGAAGTCCAGATTCCGCTGATGCACGACGATCAGCATGGAACTGCTATTATTTGTTCCGCAGGAATAATCAATGCGCTTGAATTATCGGGAAAGAAGCTTGACGAAGCCAAAATTGTAATTAGCGGAGCCGGAGCGGCCGCTATTGCATGTGCTAATTTAATCATTTCGCTTGGCGCAAAGAAAGAAAACATGATTATGCTCGATTCGAAAGGGGCAATACGGGCTGACCGAAATGATTTGAATAAATATAAAGCTTCATTTGTTACCCATAGGAATGTTCGAACCCTTGCGGAAGCAATAGCTGAATCCGATATATTCCTGGGTTTATCGCAAGCTAACTTAGTTTCGAAAGAAATGGTGAAGTCGATGGCCAAAAACCCGGTCATTTTTGCCATGGCCAACCCTGATCCTGAAATACCTTATGACGAAGCCATGTCGGTGCGTACTGATTTGATTATGGCAACCGGGCGTTCCGATTTTCCGAATCAGGTAAACAATGTGCTTGGGTTTCCTTATATATTTAGGGGAGCGCTTGATGTCCGGGCAACCTGTATCAATGAAGAAATGAAACTGGCCGCTGTTTATGCCCTCGCCCGGCTCGCCAAAGAAGCAGTTCCTGAAAGTGTAAGCAAAGCGTACAATGCGACGAACCTGATCTTTGGCCGGGAATATATTATCCCAAAGCCGCTCGATCCGAGACTTATTTATACTGTTGCTCCTGCAGTTGCCCAGGCAGCGATGGACAGCGGAGTGGCACGCAAGCCAATCGAAGACTGGGATCAGTATAAACTTGAACTGAGTCAACGAATGGGCTTAGATAACCAGTTGTTGCATGGTCTTGTCGTCAGGGCCAAACAAAATCCGAAGAAAATAGTATTTGCCGAGGGGAATAACCTGAAGGTTCTCCGGGCTGCCAACGAAGTACAGCACGATGGCATTGCCGTCCCGGTATTGTTGGGGAATGTGGAAGAAATCAAACAACTGATCTCCCAAAATCAGTTCGATTTAAATGACATTTCAATTATCGATCCACATGCGAAAGAAAGCGATGGAACCAGGAATTCCTTTGCTGGTTTAATCTGGCAGAAACGTCAACGTAAAGGAATTACCCTTGAAGAAGCGAATGAATTAACGTTCAATCGCAATTATTTTGGTATTATGATGGTCGATACTGGAATGGCCGATGCCATGATTTCGGGGGTTACAAGCCATTATGGTGATGTAATGGGCCCAGCCTTGAGATTAATCGGGCCAAAGCCAAACCTGAACCATATTTCCAGTATGTATATCGTGATGACAAAGAAAGGGCCACTTTTCTTTGCCGATACCTCTGTTAACCTTGACCCCGATGTTCAAACGCTTGTTGAAACAACCTTGTTGACTGCTGATGAAGTCCGGAAGTTCAATATTGAACCTATTATCGCGATGGTATCCTACTCAAACTTTGGTTCGGTTAAATCGTCGGAACATACCAAAGCCTTGGATAGGGTAAGGCAAACGATTGATTATCTTCACAAGAATCATCCTGAACTAATTGTAGACGGCGAAGTTCAGATGAATTTTGCACTCAATAAAGAGCTGCGAAGTCAAAAATTTCCATTTACCAGCCTGGAAAACCGGGATGTGAATACAATCATTTTTCCAAATCTGACCTCAGGCAATATCGCTTATAAACTGATACAGGAAATTGGTGGGGCGGAAGCCATCGGCCCAATTCTGATGGGCATGAAAAAACCGATACATGTGGTGCCGACCGAATGTTCGGTACGAGAAATCGTTAACATGATAACCATTGCTGTAGTAGATGCCCAATGA
- the namA gene encoding NADPH dehydrogenase NamA, with protein MKSKLLSPLTIKDITLKNRIVISPMCQYSAMDGFANDWHLVHYGSRAVGGAALIIQEATAVSPEGRITPADLGLYNDEHIEKLQSITAFIHKQGAVAGIQLAHAGRKASCAIPSEGGKQLKEDEGGWTTFSSSGIAFNPEDNAPQELDANGIMKVIADFKAAAQKAHQSGYKLIEIHAAHGYLIHQFLSPLSNHRSDNYGGSFENRIRLLLEIVKEVQTVWPQNLPLFVRISATDWAEGGWNVDEAVKLSKILKEQGVDLIDCSSGGMVPHAKIPVGPGYQVAFADRIKKEAGILTGAVGMITDAHQAEEILANGQTDLILIARASLRDPYFALRGARLLEDDIAWPLQYQRAKL; from the coding sequence ATGAAGTCAAAACTCTTATCTCCGCTTACAATAAAAGACATCACGCTTAAAAACCGGATTGTGATTTCGCCCATGTGCCAGTACTCAGCGATGGATGGATTTGCAAATGATTGGCATTTGGTACATTATGGCAGTCGGGCCGTTGGTGGCGCTGCATTAATTATTCAGGAAGCCACAGCAGTTTCACCTGAGGGTCGCATTACGCCTGCCGATCTGGGGTTGTACAACGACGAGCATATTGAGAAGTTGCAAAGCATAACCGCATTTATTCACAAACAAGGTGCAGTAGCGGGCATTCAATTGGCACATGCCGGGCGAAAAGCAAGTTGTGCCATACCTTCGGAAGGAGGAAAACAGCTTAAAGAAGATGAAGGCGGCTGGACTACGTTTTCCTCATCCGGAATTGCTTTTAATCCGGAAGATAATGCGCCACAAGAGTTGGATGCGAATGGAATCATGAAGGTAATAGCTGATTTTAAAGCTGCTGCCCAAAAGGCTCATCAATCGGGTTATAAGCTGATTGAAATTCATGCGGCTCATGGTTATTTGATTCATCAGTTCCTCTCACCCTTAAGTAACCATCGATCGGATAATTACGGCGGTAGTTTCGAAAACAGGATACGACTTTTGCTGGAAATTGTGAAAGAAGTACAAACAGTGTGGCCTCAAAACCTTCCGTTGTTTGTACGGATATCGGCTACTGATTGGGCTGAAGGAGGTTGGAATGTGGATGAGGCGGTAAAACTTTCAAAGATTTTAAAAGAACAAGGCGTTGATCTGATTGACTGCTCGTCGGGAGGAATGGTACCTCATGCAAAAATCCCAGTTGGTCCGGGTTATCAGGTGGCTTTTGCTGATCGGATAAAAAAAGAAGCAGGCATCTTAACCGGTGCAGTAGGAATGATAACTGATGCGCATCAGGCCGAAGAGATTTTAGCTAATGGGCAGACAGACCTTATCTTAATCGCCAGGGCATCTCTTCGGGATCCATATTTTGCTTTGCGCGGCGCGCGGCTTTTAGAAGACGACATAGCATGGCCGTTGCAATATCAAAGGGCTAAATTGTAA
- a CDS encoding LacI family DNA-binding transcriptional regulator, with amino-acid sequence MQRGKSHVSLKDIAREIGVSISTVSRALNNHPDISPEVTRKVQKLAAELNYTPNPLAMGLLKQATRMIGVIVPDLVTHFYSSIISGIEDIAEQKGYYILIASSNETLQKEIKAVENLMKTRVEGLIVCLSQETKNYEHFDRLINNNIPLVFFDRVCRTGEVPSVVVDNVDAAQKITKHFYKNGFRRIAYIAGPDHLNISQERTQGYISGLKSCGLGFHPELLVKCNLSSKDAIKATAQLLNLPERPDAIFGINDTVAFAAMKEIKRQGFRIPEDVALVGFTDEFHSTVVDPALTSITHPTFEIGQEAARLFFRCVENPEAKATQVILNTKLVIRKSSVK; translated from the coding sequence ATGCAAAGAGGTAAAAGTCACGTTTCTTTAAAAGATATTGCACGCGAAATCGGAGTTTCTATTTCAACGGTTTCAAGGGCGCTGAATAATCATCCCGACATTTCGCCTGAAGTGACCCGGAAAGTTCAGAAACTGGCAGCAGAGCTGAATTATACGCCTAATCCACTAGCGATGGGCTTGCTTAAACAGGCTACCCGCATGATTGGTGTCATCGTTCCTGATTTGGTAACCCATTTCTATTCATCGATTATTTCCGGAATTGAAGATATTGCTGAACAAAAAGGCTATTACATACTGATTGCTTCGTCGAACGAAACCCTACAAAAGGAAATCAAGGCCGTTGAAAACCTGATGAAAACCCGTGTTGAAGGATTGATTGTTTGCCTGAGTCAGGAAACAAAAAACTACGAGCATTTCGACCGCCTGATCAATAACAATATTCCATTGGTGTTTTTCGATAGGGTGTGCCGAACCGGCGAAGTGCCATCGGTGGTGGTTGATAATGTTGATGCAGCACAAAAAATTACGAAGCACTTTTACAAAAATGGGTTCCGGCGGATTGCCTACATTGCCGGTCCAGACCATTTGAATATTTCTCAGGAGCGAACACAGGGATATATTTCAGGATTAAAGAGTTGTGGACTTGGATTTCACCCTGAATTACTGGTAAAATGCAATTTAAGTTCGAAAGATGCGATTAAAGCAACGGCTCAGCTGTTGAACCTACCCGAACGCCCCGATGCTATTTTCGGAATAAACGATACAGTGGCTTTTGCAGCCATGAAAGAAATCAAGCGACAAGGATTCCGAATTCCGGAAGATGTGGCCTTGGTTGGTTTTACCGACGAATTCCATTCAACCGTAGTCGATCCTGCATTAACATCAATTACACACCCGACTTTTGAGATCGGACAGGAAGCCGCCCGATTGTTCTTCCGTTGCGTTGAAAATCCGGAGGCAAAAGCCACCCAAGTTATTCTGAATACAAAGTTGGTAATTCGGAAATCGTCGGTGAAATAG